Proteins co-encoded in one Neoarius graeffei isolate fNeoGra1 chromosome 11, fNeoGra1.pri, whole genome shotgun sequence genomic window:
- the htr1d gene encoding 5-hydroxytryptamine receptor 1D: protein MMDEYNTTAELFLSNNTSSLDTSEPWDEATQLGLQISLSIILAIVTLATMLSNAFVIATIFLTRKLHTPANFLIGSLALTDLLVSILVMPISILYTVSKTWTLGQVVCDIWLSSDITFCTASILHLCVIALDRYWAITDALEYSKRRTTGRATLMIAVVWVISISISMPPLFWRQAKAQEELTECLVNTDQISYTLYSTFGAFYVPTVLLIILYGRIYVAARSRIFKTPASRAKRFTTAQLIQTSAGSSLCSLSSSAIQEGHLHQGGAGSGGGGSPNFTNSVKVKLADNVLERKRLCAAREKKATKTLGIILGAFIICWLPFFVGTLVMAICKECWFHPVLFDFFTWLGYLNSLINPVIYTAFNDEFKQAFQKLIKFKRCH, encoded by the coding sequence ATGATGGATGAGTACAACACCACTGCTGAGCTTTTCCTGTCTAACAACACGAGCAGCTTGGATACATCAGAGCCCTGGGATGAAGCGACACAACTAGGCCTCCAGATCTCTCTCTCAATCATATTGGCCATCGTAACTCTGGCTACAATGCTGTCCAATGCTTTTGTCATTGCCACCATTTTCCTGACACGCAAGCTCCACACACCTGCTAACTTCCTGATTGGTTCTCTGGCCCTGACAGATCTGCTTGTGTCCATCCTGGTTATGCCCATCAGTATCTTGTATACAGTGAGCAAGACATGGACGCTTGGGCAGGTGGTTTGCGACATCTGGCTCTCATCAGATATCACCTTCTGCACAGCATCTATCCTGCACCTGTGTGTGATTGCTCTGGACCGGTACTGGGCCATCACGGATGCTCTGGAGTACTCCAAGAGGCGGACAACTGGGCGGGCCACGCTCATGATTGCAGTTGTGTGGGTGATCTCCATCTCCATCTCCATGCCCCCTCTCTTCTGGAGGCAAGCCAAGGCTCAAGAGGAGTTAACCGAATGCCTGGTCAATACGGACCAGATCTCCTACACGCTCTACTCCACTTTTGGTGCTTTTTACGTGCCCACCGTGCTCCTCATTATCCTTTATGGGCGAATTTACGTGGCTGCCCGGAGTCGGATCTTCAAGACCCCGGCGTCAAGGGCAAAACGATTCACTACAGCTCAACTCATCCAAACATCGGCTGGCTCGTCTCTCTGCTCACTCAGCTCCTCAGCCATCCAAGAAGGGCATCTTCACCAAGGAGGAGCAGGAAGTGGAGGAGGAGGGTCTCCAAATTTCACAAACAGCGTTAAGGTGAAGCTAGCAGATAACGTCTTGGAGCGAAAACGTTTGTGTGCAGCGAGGGAAAAGAAAGCCACAAAGACACTGGGTATCATCTTGGGAGCCTTCATCATCTGCTGGCTGCCCTTCTTTGTAGGAACATTGGTCATGGCTATCTGTAAGGAGTGTTGGTTCCATCCAGTGCTGTTTGACTTCTTCACCTGGCTCGGCTATCTCAACTCGCTTATCAACCCTGTGATCTACACGGCCTTCAACGATGAATTCAAGCAGGCCTTTCAGAAGCTTATCAAGTTCAAGAGATGCCACTGA